One window of the Populus nigra chromosome 4, ddPopNigr1.1, whole genome shotgun sequence genome contains the following:
- the LOC133691562 gene encoding uncharacterized protein LOC133691562 isoform X1, which translates to MELGGNLQNLVERARVLHDRLNEEIEKINSSFCRFCSEHGRYCNIVETPFQEKEGLISIKDSLKKVGNALMLLQCTRKYSRSNYIKRLRSWQPIDRQESLTRLEESRLTLMEKIAQYQGRPLGVVEELNACFSNGETAFHRKLRETKKIKGDSDIRNEKRRENPGFCWIRMLFNPWKWKRAAGVTAKLILISASISSTARFCQGGLFSCSSRRKVLSLLKPIDPRTKENSTALSLSNSPLDVFYGRG; encoded by the exons ATGGAGTTAGGGGGGAACCTGCAGAATCTCGTTGAGAGAGCACGGGTTTTGCATGATCGGCTCAATGAAGAGATCGAGAAAATTAACAGCTCCTTCTGCAGATTCTGTTCAGAACATGGTCGCTATTGTAACATAGTGGAGACCCCATTTCAGGAGAAGGAAGGATTGATTTCCATCAAAGATTCATTGAAGAAAGTAGGGAACGCCCTTATGCTTTTACAG TGCACAAGAAAATATTCAAGATCCAACTACATCAAG AGATTACGATCATGGCAGCCGATTGATAGGCAAGAGTCTCTTACACGTTTAGAAGAAAGCAGGTTAACTCTCATGGAAAAGATAGCACAGTATCAAGGAAGACCACTTGGTGTGGTGGAAGAACTGAACGCATGTTTTAGCAATGGAGAGACTGCTTTTCACAGGAAGTTGAGGGAGACAAAGAAGATCAAAGGTGATTCTGATATCCGAAATGAAAAGAGGAGGGAAAATCCTGGTTTTTGTTGGATTAGAATGCTATTCAACCCATGGAAGTGGAAAAGAGCTGCTGGGGTTACagcaaaattgattttgatttcagCTAGCATTTCATCTACAGCAAGATTCTGCCAGGGTGGGCTTTTTTCTTGCAGTTCACGAAGAAAAGTCCTTTCATTGCTGAAACCCATAGAtccaagaacaaaagaaaatagcACAGCATTATCCCTCTCAAATAGTCCTCTAGATGTTTTTTATGGCAGGGGATGA
- the LOC133691793 gene encoding LOW QUALITY PROTEIN: ethylene-responsive transcription factor CRF5-like (The sequence of the model RefSeq protein was modified relative to this genomic sequence to represent the inferred CDS: inserted 2 bases in 1 codon), translated as MFSPKIQPHKXLHSIEKMNRFSTKYTEHKTVTNKLVKWEDSKATRIVRISVTDGNATDSSGDEKEESKRHHPRVKKHINEIRITSCGSDRTAEDAKKSSKVVSRQQVVKKISRDQCSYPGGKRYRGVRQRPWGRWAAEIRDPYRRTRLWLGTYDTAEEAAMVYDQAAIRIKGPDAQTNFTQPPVSKQHAPDVDINVNISGYESGKESHNSLCSPTSVLRFQSTEEPGPESQVAVQSDCCWRIQTQEEVVQEEIIKVGEDDECLVTDPLCLKEFWDFENPAPIFFEDCSVPDTVLREDYADISVHLDGDFGSCLWDVDKYFEA; from the exons ATGTTTTCACCTAAAATCCAACCCCATAA CCTTCATTCCATTGAAAAAATGAATCGATTTTCTACCAAGTACACAGAGCATAAAACTGTGACCAACAAGCTGGTGAAATGGGAGGACTCAAAAGCCACAAGAATAGTACGGATTTCAGTTACTGATGGCAATGCTACGGACTCGTCTGGTGATGAAAAGGAGGAATCGAAAAGGCATCATCCAAGAGTCAAAAAACATATAAACGAGATAAGAATAACAAGTTGTGGGAGCGACAGAACAGCAGAGGAtgcaaaaaaatcttcaaaagtgGTAAGCCGGCAAcaagttgtgaaaaaaatttcaagggaTCAGTGTTCTTATCCAGGGGGGAAAAGGTATCGTGGTGTGAGACAAAGGCCATGGGGGAGGTGGGCAGCAGAGATAAGAGACCCTTATAGGAGAACCCGGCTATGGTTAGGGACTTATGATACAGCAGAGGAGGCAGCCATGGTTTATGATCAGGCTGCTATTCGTATTAAAGGACCTGATGCACAGACCAATTTCACACAACCTCCGGTGAGCAAACAACATGCCCCAGATGTTGATATTAACGTTAACATTTCTGGGTATGAGTCTGGTAAAGAATCTCATAATAGTCTGTGTTCTCCAACTTCTGTGCTTAGATTTCAATCTACAGAGGAACCGGGGCCAGAGTCACAGGTTGCCGTACAGAGTGATTGTTGCTGGAGGATACAAACGCAAGAAGAGGTGGTTCAAGAAGAAATAATAAAGGTCGGTGAGGATGATGAGTGTTTGGTTACGGATCCTTTGTGTTTGAAAGAGTTTTGGGATTTTGAAAATCCTGCTCCGATTTTTTTTGAGGACTGTAGTGTTCCGGATACTGTTTTGAGAGAAGATTATGCTGATATCTCGGTACATTTGGATGGTGATTTCGGTTCCTGTTTATGGGATGTCGACAAGTACTTTGAGGCCTAA
- the LOC133691562 gene encoding uncharacterized protein LOC133691562 isoform X2, which translates to MELGGNLQNLVERARVLHDRLNEEIEKINSSFCRFCSEHGRYCNIVETPFQEKEGLISIKDSLKKVGNALMLLQRLRSWQPIDRQESLTRLEESRLTLMEKIAQYQGRPLGVVEELNACFSNGETAFHRKLRETKKIKGDSDIRNEKRRENPGFCWIRMLFNPWKWKRAAGVTAKLILISASISSTARFCQGGLFSCSSRRKVLSLLKPIDPRTKENSTALSLSNSPLDVFYGRG; encoded by the exons ATGGAGTTAGGGGGGAACCTGCAGAATCTCGTTGAGAGAGCACGGGTTTTGCATGATCGGCTCAATGAAGAGATCGAGAAAATTAACAGCTCCTTCTGCAGATTCTGTTCAGAACATGGTCGCTATTGTAACATAGTGGAGACCCCATTTCAGGAGAAGGAAGGATTGATTTCCATCAAAGATTCATTGAAGAAAGTAGGGAACGCCCTTATGCTTTTACAG AGATTACGATCATGGCAGCCGATTGATAGGCAAGAGTCTCTTACACGTTTAGAAGAAAGCAGGTTAACTCTCATGGAAAAGATAGCACAGTATCAAGGAAGACCACTTGGTGTGGTGGAAGAACTGAACGCATGTTTTAGCAATGGAGAGACTGCTTTTCACAGGAAGTTGAGGGAGACAAAGAAGATCAAAGGTGATTCTGATATCCGAAATGAAAAGAGGAGGGAAAATCCTGGTTTTTGTTGGATTAGAATGCTATTCAACCCATGGAAGTGGAAAAGAGCTGCTGGGGTTACagcaaaattgattttgatttcagCTAGCATTTCATCTACAGCAAGATTCTGCCAGGGTGGGCTTTTTTCTTGCAGTTCACGAAGAAAAGTCCTTTCATTGCTGAAACCCATAGAtccaagaacaaaagaaaatagcACAGCATTATCCCTCTCAAATAGTCCTCTAGATGTTTTTTATGGCAGGGGATGA